A window of Mangifera indica cultivar Alphonso chromosome 11, CATAS_Mindica_2.1, whole genome shotgun sequence contains these coding sequences:
- the LOC123229281 gene encoding pentatricopeptide repeat-containing protein At1g63330-like, protein MFPKTSLVSSKSSFGVRFSSSFIRSSVSQHQHAKSPKHTSTFKRHSQLDHFLHVNCRSGNFSLHEVLDSFDYMIHMNPTPAMSSFSLLFSALGKKKHIDQLLVLYTRFISAGLLPDLIILNILVNFICKMARVSEGFLVLGSIFRRGLYPDAVTFNCLVNGLCMEGKIKKAIQLHRKMVLVGCRPNGFTVGTLITGLCRTSNVTVALQLFEEMNNGNGEFGATCRPDIVSYSALIDGLCKYGLVDKAKKLFSEMKTKGINPNVITYNTLIYGLCNISNWEEARTLFIEMLEQGVKPDVVTFSVIMDKLCLNGKIDEANALLQLMINRGVCPDTITYNTLLSGFCLAGRTDDARKLFDSMASTGCKPDVFSYNILMDGLCLVNKADNAKELFASMLSKGCMPNVVNYNTLINWYCKNRKVDEAMNLYKEMTLKGVRPTVVTYSTLLSGLFMNGNVRHAKKLFGEMRLSNVPPNVITYNILIDGYCKNGCVLEAVELFHTLISRNIQPNIITFNCLIDGLCKTGRLKIAWELFNRLRNKGFVLNVRTYNIMMHGFCKEGKLEMASNFLLDMEQDHCAPDFITFNTLMLGFLRNNETSKVVELLHKMKERNVKPDASIASIVLDLLEKHENYHEVLNLLPSFSTQEPTGC, encoded by the coding sequence ATGTTTCCTAAAACTTcacttgtttcttcaaaatcatctttcggtgttagattttcatcttcatttattCGTTCTTCAGTTTCCCAACATCAACACGCAAAATCACCCAAGCACACCTCTACGTTTAAACGCCATTCTCAACTTGATCATTTCCTCCATGTGAACTGCAGGTCAGGTAACTTTTCTCTTCATGAAGTTCTTGATTCCTTCGATTACATGATTCATATGAATCCCACTCCCGCTATGTCATCATTCAGCCTTTTGTTTTCTGCGCTTGGTAAGAAAAAGCATATTGATCAACTTCTTGTGCTGTACACGAGATTCATTTCAGCTGGGTTGTTGCcggatttaattattttgaacattttaGTTAATTTCATTTGCAAAATGGCCCGGGTTTCTGAAGGCTTTTTGGTTTTGGGGAGTATTTTTAGGAGGGGTTTATATCCCGATGCGGTTACTTTTAATTGTCTGGTTAATGGTCTTTGTATGGAGGGAAAGATTAAGAAGGCCATCCAATTGCATAGGAAAATGGTTTTGGTTGGTTGTAGACCCAATGGGTTTACGGTTGGGACTTTGATTACTGGGTTGTGTCGAACAAGTAATGTCACTGTTGCCCTTCAGTTATTTGAGGAAATGAATAACGGGAATGGGGAATTTGGTGCCACTTGTAGGCCTGATATTGTTTCCTATTCTGCACTTATTGATGGTCTTTGCAAATATGGGTTAGTAGACAAGGCAAAGAAACTGTTTTCAGAAATGAAGACCAAGGGCATTAATCCAAACGTGATTACTTACAACACTCTAATTTATGGCTTGTGTAATATATCTAATTGGGAGGAGGCTAGAACTTTGTTTATAGAGATGTTGGAGCAAGGGGTAAAGCCTGATGTGGTGACATTTAGTGTGATAATGGATAAGCTTTGTTTGAATGGAAAGATAGATGAAGCCAATGCTTTGCTCCAGCTAATGATTAATAGAGGTGTTTGTCCTGACACAATTACTTATAACACACTTTTGAGTGGTTTTTGCTTGGCAGGTAGAACTGATGATGCTAGAAAGCTATTTGATTCCATGGCTAGTACAGGGTGTAAGCCTGATGTTTTTAGCTACAATATTTTGATGGATGGTTTATGCTTGGTGAATAAAGCTGATAATGCTAAGGAATTGTTTGCTTCAATGTTGAGCAAGGGATGTATGCCTAATGTAGTTAACTACAATACTTTGATCAATTGGTACTGCAAGAATCGAAAAGTTGATGAAGCTATGAATCTTTATAAGGAAATGACTTTAAAGGGAGTTAGGCCAACAGTTGTTACTTATAGCACCTTGCTATCTGGCCTTTTTATGAACGGTAATGTCAGACATGCAAAAAAGCTATTTGGTGAGATGCGACTTAGTAATGTGCCTCCCAATGTAATTACGTATAATATTCTTATTGATGGGTATTGCAAAAATGGTTGTGTTTTGGAGGCTGTTGAACTGTTCCATACTTTAATAAGTCGAAACATTCAACCTAATATCATAACTTTCAACTGTCTCATTGATGGGTTATGCAAAACAGGGAGGCTCAAAATTGCTTGGGAACTGTTTAACAGATTGCGCAATAAAGGCTTTGTTCTGAATGTCAGAACATATAACATTATGATGCATGGATTTTGTAAAGAAGGGAAGTTAGAAATGGCAAGTAATTTCTTGTTAGATATGGAGCAAGACCATTGTGCTCCAGATTTCATCACTTTTAATACTCTTATGTTGGGATTCTTGCGGAATAATGAGACTTCAAAAGTTGTTGAacttcttcacaaaatgaaagagagaaatgtaaaGCCAGATGCATCTATAGCTTCAATTGTATTAGATTTACTGGAAAAGCATGAAAATTATCATGAAGTCTTGAATTTGCTACCATCCTTTTCAACCCAAGAACCGACAGGATGTTGA